In the genome of Nonomuraea sp. NBC_00507, the window GCTCGCACCATCCGTAGCGACAGGGGCCTGCGGCGTTTCCCAGGCGAGCTGGTGGCGTCCGTCGAGGGGCTGGCGTTGCGCAAGCCCCAGCCCAGCGTGGCCACGATCCACCGGCAGGCCGAGAGCATTGCCAAGGCGCGCGGCTGACCCGTACCCGGATATTGGACGGTCCACAGCATCGTGACCGAGCTGGACCCTGCGCTGGTCACCCTTGGTCTGGAGGGGACCCGCCGTTATCGGGAAGCCTACGAGCTGGTGTACCGGCGGGAGGCCACCAAGCCGAACGAGATCTGGCAGGCCGATCACACCGAGCTGGACATCTGGGTGCTGGATGAGCGGGGCACGCCGGTCCGGCCGTGGCTGACCGCCGTTGGAGATGACCACTCCCACGCCATCGCCGGGTACGCCGTCAACTCATGGGGAGGAGCATGTCAAAGTGGCGGCGTGAAGATCCGTAATGGAACACCCGACGACATCCCCGCCGTGCTGGCCATGTTCGACAGCGCCGTCGCCTGGCTGACCGCCCAGGGACGCACCGGCCAGTGGGGCAGCAGGCCCTTCACCGGCGACCCGCGCCGCACCCAGCAGGTCACCACCTGGGCCGAAAGCGGCGGCATGCGCATCGCCGACATCGACGCCACCCCCGCCGGCTGCGTCGTCGTCGGCCCCGCCCACGACTACGTCACCCCTGCCGCCGAACCCGAACTCTACGTCCAGGCCCTGGTCACCGACCGCCGCCACGCCGGCCGCGGGGTCGGGCGCACCCTGCTGGACTGGGCCGCGCAGCACGCCCGCGGCCTCGGCGTCGGCCTGCTGCGCGTCGACTGCTACGCCGGCGATGACGGCCGCCTCGTCGCCTACTACGAAAGCTGCGGCTTCACCCGTGCCGAACCCTTCACCGTGGGGGAGTGGCCCGGCATGCTCCTGCACCGCCGTCCATGACCACGTCGCCGGTCCACGTCGCCGGTCTGGCCCTGACCGGGCCGGCCGGCAGGGGCTGAGCCAGCACCCCGGATGCCGGCATGGCGAAGACCGCCGGACCGGACAGGGCGGGAGAGCGATCCAGTCCCGGCAGCGCCCAGACCGGCCAGGACCTCGCTCCGGGTAAGGAGCGATGATCGCCGTGGCCGAAGCCGTCAGCGGGGCGGCTTGCCGCGCAGCAGCGGATGCGACCGCATCGCCACCTCCAGCTCGCCCGGCAGTTCGTCACGGTAACGCCCCAGCGTCGACAGATCACTGTGCCCCAGCACCCGCCGCACCGCGTCCATGTCCACCGCATCGGCCAGCAAATGCGTCGCCGTCGTATGCCGCAACCCATGCGGCGTCACCGACCGCCGACGGTCCGCATCCACCCGCGCCTGCACCCGATCGATCACCGCCTGCACGTCGCCCCGCGCCAGCCGCCGCCCCCGCCATGACAACAGCAACGCCTTGTCCGGCACGGCCGGCCGCCCCCGCTCCAGATACACCTGCAGGACCCGCGCCACGTCATCCGGCAGCGGCACATCCCGCGTACGCCCGCCCTTGCCGAAGATCCGCCAATAGCGCACCCCGTCGTTGGTGAAGAAGTCCTCCACGTTGGCCCGCACCAGCTCCGACACCCGCGGCCCCACCGTCGACAACAACAACACGATCAGCCCGTCACGCAACTCCGTGCGCTGATCACGCCGTTTGCCCGCCGCCGGCGTCTCCTCCGGCAACGCACGCGCCGCCCCGATCAGCCCCTGTGCCTGCTCCCGCGTCAACGCCCGCCGATGCGGCCGCAACCCGCCCCGTTCCTTGGCCGTCACCGTCGAGGCCGTCATCGGGTTGATCTGCACCCACCCGGCCAGCGTCGCATGCTGGAACAACGCCGAGATCGACCTACGGAACCGCGCCTGCGACGACGCCGACTGCCCCGAGGTGGACTGTCCCGAGGCCGACTGTCCTGCCGCCGCTTGCCTGGCGGTCCCGTCCGCCTGCGGGTCTCCGGCAGATCCCGGCCCGGACCGGGATCCGCTGCGCCCGCCCGCCGCCGGACCGCCCGCCGCCCGCGCACGCGCCGAGCGCCCGTCCGGCTTACGCGCGAACGCCAGCAACACCGCGTCCACGTCCTCGCCCGTCAGATCGTCCAGCACGACCCCGGCACCGGCCAGCTCCACCAGCGTCGCCACATCCCGCGCATAGACCTCCGCCGTCGATGGCGACAGCGCCCCCGTCAACGTCCTGGCCCGCACCAGCTCCACATAACGATCCGCCGCCTCGGCCACCGTCAGCCGCTCGAGCTCCGCAGGCCGCACCCCCGGCCACCCCCTCCGCCTCGCCACCAACCCGGCCACGACGGTAGCGGCCCGCACCGACAAAAACGCCACCCCGGCACGCAGGCAACCTCATCCGGCAGGCGGCGTCCTCGAGTGAGCGGCGTCCCCGGGCAGGCGATGTCCTCGGAGGAGCAGGGTCAGATGTCGCGGAACGTCTCGATCCGCGCCCCCAACGCGTTCAGCCGCTCCGCCAGATCCTCGTACCCGCGGTTGATCACGTACACGTTCCGCAGCACCGACGTGCCCTCACCCGCCATCATCGCCAGCAGCACCACCACCGCCGGCCGCAGCGCCGGCGGGCACATCATCTCCGCACTGCGCCACCGCGTCGGCCCCTCCACCAGCACCCGATGCGGATCCAGCAACTTCACCGACGCCCCCAGCCGCGTCAGCTCCGTCAGATAGATCGCCCGGTTGTCATACACCCAGTCGTGGATCAACGTCGACCCCTGTGCCGCCGCCGCGATCGCCGCGAAGAACGGCACATTGTCGATGTTCAGCCCCGGGAACGGCATCGGATGAATCTTGTCGATGGGGGAGACCAGCTTCGACGGCCGCACCGTCAAATCCACCAGCCGGGTACGCCCGTTCGCCGCCGGGTACTCCCGCCCCCGGTCGTGATCGAGCCCCATCTCCTCCAAAACCGCCAGCTCGATCTCCAGGAACTCCACCGGCACCCGGCAGATCGTCAGCTCCGACGACGTCACCACCGCCGCCGCCAGCAGACTCATCGCCTCCACCGGATCCTCAGAGGGGGAGTAGTCCACATCCCGCTCGATCACCGGCTGCCCGTGCACCGTCAGCGTCGTCGTGCCGATCCCTTCCACCCGCACCCCGAGCTGCTCCAGGAAGAAACACAGATCCTGCACCATGTAATTGGACGAGGCGTTGCGGATCACCGTCACCCCGTCATGCCGCGCCGCCGCCAGCAACGCGTTCTCCGTCACCGTGTC includes:
- a CDS encoding tyrosine-type recombinase/integrase, translating into MRPAELERLTVAEAADRYVELVRARTLTGALSPSTAEVYARDVATLVELAGAGVVLDDLTGEDVDAVLLAFARKPDGRSARARAAGGPAAGGRSGSRSGPGSAGDPQADGTARQAAAGQSASGQSTSGQSASSQARFRRSISALFQHATLAGWVQINPMTASTVTAKERGGLRPHRRALTREQAQGLIGAARALPEETPAAGKRRDQRTELRDGLIVLLLSTVGPRVSELVRANVEDFFTNDGVRYWRIFGKGGRTRDVPLPDDVARVLQVYLERGRPAVPDKALLLSWRGRRLARGDVQAVIDRVQARVDADRRRSVTPHGLRHTTATHLLADAVDMDAVRRVLGHSDLSTLGRYRDELPGELEVAMRSHPLLRGKPPR
- a CDS encoding GNAT family N-acetyltransferase, with translation MTELDPALVTLGLEGTRRYREAYELVYRREATKPNEIWQADHTELDIWVLDERGTPVRPWLTAVGDDHSHAIAGYAVNSWGGACQSGGVKIRNGTPDDIPAVLAMFDSAVAWLTAQGRTGQWGSRPFTGDPRRTQQVTTWAESGGMRIADIDATPAGCVVVGPAHDYVTPAAEPELYVQALVTDRRHAGRGVGRTLLDWAAQHARGLGVGLLRVDCYAGDDGRLVAYYESCGFTRAEPFTVGEWPGMLLHRRP
- a CDS encoding helix-turn-helix domain-containing protein is translated as MADDYLVRIGRLIRDARQHRGWTQLQLADALATSQSAVNRIERGNQNISLEMIARIGEALDSEIVSLGYAGPMHLRVVGGRRLSGSIDVKTSKNACVALLCASLLNSGRTILRKVARIEEVYRILEVLASVGVRARWINEGSDLEIVPPARLELEAMDTEAARRTRSVIMFLGPLMHRTERFQIPYAGGCDLGTRTVQPHMSALKHFGLDITATGGFYHARVDRGVSPSRPIVLTERGDTVTENALLAAARHDGVTVIRNASSNYMVQDLCFFLEQLGVRVEGIGTTTLTVHGQPVIERDVDYSPSEDPVEAMSLLAAAVVTSSELTICRVPVEFLEIELAVLEEMGLDHDRGREYPAANGRTRLVDLTVRPSKLVSPIDKIHPMPFPGLNIDNVPFFAAIAAAAQGSTLIHDWVYDNRAIYLTELTRLGASVKLLDPHRVLVEGPTRWRSAEMMCPPALRPAVVVLLAMMAGEGTSVLRNVYVINRGYEDLAERLNALGARIETFRDI